A region of Ursus arctos isolate Adak ecotype North America unplaced genomic scaffold, UrsArc2.0 scaffold_31, whole genome shotgun sequence DNA encodes the following proteins:
- the LOC113248171 gene encoding putative olfactory receptor 1F12P, with protein MEKGNQTSVSEFLLLGFSSWPERQALLFVLFLCLYLTGLFGNLLILLAIVSDRRLHTPMYFFLANLSVVDLCLPSATVPKMLLNIQAQTQTISYPGCLAQLYFCMMFTNMDNFLLTVMAYDRYMAICHPLHYSTIMTQCLCASLVAVPWVLATLNPLLHTLMLTRLHFCSNTIHHFFCDINSLFPLSCSDTSLNQFIVLAAVALIFVVPSGCIMASYSLIISAVMKIPSAQGKLKAFSTCGSHLALVILFYGAITGIYMSPSSNHSPEKDSAASVVFMVVAPGLNPFIYSLRNSELKGALKKAVGQTKTFCQ; from the coding sequence atggaaaaaggaaaccaaaccaGTGTATCTGAATTTCTCCTCTTGGGCTTCTCAAGTTGGCCAGAGCGACAGGCTCTCCTCTTTGTACTTTTCCTATGTCTCTACTTAACAGGGCTGTTTGGAAACTTGCTCATCTTGCTGGCTATTGTCTCAGACCGCCGcctccacacacccatgtatttcttccttgccaatctgTCTGTGGTAGACCTCTGCCTTCCTTCAGCtaccgtccccaagatgctgctgaacatccaaGCCCAGACTCAGACGATCTCCTATCCTGGCTGCCTGGCTCAGCTGTATTTCTGTATGATGTTTACCAACATGGACAATTTCCTTCTCACAGTGATGGCATATGACCGTTACATGGCCATCTGTCACCCTTTGCATTACTCCACCATTATGACTCAGTGCCTCTGCGCCTCTCTGGTGGCTGTGCCTTGGGTCCTTGCCACTTTGAATCCCCTCTTGCACACCCTTATGCTCACCCGTCTGCACTTCTGCTCTAACACCATCCACCATTTCTTCTGTGATATCaactctctcttccccctctcctgtTCTGACACCAGTCTCAATCAGTTCATAGTTCTGGCCGCGGTGGCGCTGATCTTCGTGGTACCTTCAGGGTGTATCATGGCATCCTACAGTCTCATCATCTCTGCTGTGATGAAAATCCCTTCTGCCCAAGGAAAACTCAAGGCTTTCTCCACCTGTGGATCTCACCTTGCCTTggtcattcttttctatggcgcAATCACAGGAATCTATATGAGCCCCTCATCCAACCATTCACCTGAAAAAGACTCAGCCGCATCAGTGGTCTTCATGGTCGTAGCCCCTGGGTTGAATCCCTTCATATACAGTCTAAGGAACAGTGAGCTGAAGGGGGCATTAAAGAAGGCTGTGGGCCAGACCAAAACCTTCTGCCAGTGA
- the LOC125283530 gene encoding putative olfactory receptor 2B8 has protein sequence MEQKNGSSFTGFILLGFSDRPQLELVLFVVLLIFYLFTLLGNTTIIALSHLDPHLQTPMYFFLSNLSFLDLCYTTSTVPQLLVHLRGTDKSISFGGCVAQLFISLGLGCTECILLGVMAFDRYAAICRPLHYTVVMHPRLCALMASASWVIGFANSLLQTVLIFLVPLCGRNKIDHFFCEVPPLLKLACVDTTVNESEIFFVSVIILFIPVALITVSYGRIVRAVLRIKSSAGQRKAFGTCGSHITVVSLFYGTAIYAYLQPNNNHSQDQSKFVSLFYTIVTPMVNPIIYTLRNKDVTGAMKKVLCRGHDSR, from the coding sequence ATGGAACAGAAAAATGGCAGTTCTTTCACTGGGTTTATCCTGCTGGGTTTCTCGGACCGGCCTCAGCTGGAGCTCGTCCTCTTCGTGGTTCTTCTGATCTTCTATCTGTTCACTCTGCTGGGAAACACCACCATCATTGCCTTGTCCCACCTGGACCCCCATCTTCAgactcccatgtactttttcctctccAACCTGAGCTTTCTTGACCTGTGCTACACGACCAGCACTGTCCCGCAGCTCCTGGTTCATCTCAGGGGAACAGACAAGTCTATCTCCTTTGGCGGCTGTGTGGCTCAGCTCTTCATTTCTCTAGGGTTGGGCTGCACAGAGTGCATTCTCTTAGGGGTCATGGCATTTGACCGCTATGCTGCCATCTGTAGGCCCCTACACTACACAGTGGTCATGCACCCCCGTCTCTGTGCCCTCATGGCTTCTGCATCGTGGGTCATTGGTTTTGCCAACTCCTTATTGCAGACAGTGCTCATCTTCCTTGTACCACTTTGTGGGAGAAATAAAATTGATCACTTCTTTTGTGAGGTCCCCCCACTGCTCAAGCTTGCCTGTGTTGACACCACTGTGAATGAGTCTGAGATCTTCTTTGTCAGTGTGATCATTCTCTTCATCCCTGTGGCCTTAATCACAGTCTCCTATGGTCGGATTGTCAGGGCAGTCTTAAGAATAAAGTCATCTGCAGGGCAGAGGAAAGCGTTTGGGACATGTGGGTCCCACATCACGGTGGTCTCCCTGTTCTATGGCACGGCCATCTACGCTTACCTCCAGCCCAACAATAACCACTCCCAGGATCAGAGCAAGTTTGTTTCTCTGTTCTACACCATCGTCACCCCCATGGTCAACCCCATCATATATACACTGCGGAACAAGGATGTGACGGGAGCAATGAAGAAGGTGCTTTGCAGGGGCCATGACTCCAGATGA